One genomic region from Glaciimonas sp. PAMC28666 encodes:
- a CDS encoding GspH/FimT family pseudopilin, which translates to MHASWSSNTRKDPVRAAAYKGFTLIELLITVAIFGILAAIAVPFMGDLIAERRVATSAQEFMAAHRLARSEAIKRGANIVICGKYRPASQRECAFSHDWATGGWLIATGVAPRESNVEIIALQPPFYSGLKIDSSVTLMTYMPDGSADFNGASMKDGYATFVFSMSNKFHRQICVSSGGHIQFANQIGSSDPAC; encoded by the coding sequence TTGCACGCATCCTGGTCTTCGAATACCCGTAAAGACCCCGTCAGGGCTGCTGCATATAAAGGTTTCACGCTCATTGAACTGCTTATAACAGTTGCCATATTCGGAATTTTGGCGGCGATCGCCGTACCGTTTATGGGTGATCTGATAGCAGAAAGACGGGTCGCCACCAGCGCACAGGAATTCATGGCCGCCCATCGACTGGCCCGATCGGAAGCAATCAAAAGAGGCGCTAATATCGTGATTTGCGGAAAATATCGTCCAGCTTCCCAGCGCGAATGTGCCTTTTCGCATGACTGGGCTACCGGCGGTTGGTTGATAGCAACCGGCGTGGCACCACGAGAAAGCAACGTTGAAATAATAGCTCTTCAACCCCCATTTTACAGCGGTCTCAAAATCGACAGCTCAGTCACTTTGATGACATATATGCCTGACGGAAGTGCTGACTTCAATGGAGCAAGTATGAAAGATGGCTATGCAACATTTGTATTTAGTATGAGTAATAAATTTCACCGCCAAATCTGTGTTTCAAGCGGCGGACATATTCAGTTCGCAAACCAAATCGGTTCGTCCGATCCGGCTTGTTAA
- a CDS encoding MATE family efflux transporter: MKPVSSHSALTEGPIVKTLFFFTLPILFGNILQSLNGSVNAVWVGHYLGESALTATANSNAILFFLITSVLGLGMAATILVGQSLGAKNRDQAKRVVGTSVTFFACLSLVVAGCGLLFSRHLMEWMHTPHDALPLAVAYMRIIFLALPFQFGTIFLTMILRGAGDTKTPLKFQMLSVGLDIALNPLFIFGWGPVPALGIAGSAVATLVAQSISLTALISYLYYKSHFLCLHVGEGHYLKPDRTILKAMVLKGIPMGLQMVVISLSMIMMISLVNHFGSQTSAAYGACLQLWNYVQMPALAVGMAVSSMAAQNIGARRLDRVQRIAIVGIMFNFLMTGGLVTLIYLCNQTALSFFLPSHVNALPIAQHINAVVAWSFVALGVTFVLSSVMRASGAVVAPLVILFLALWCIRLPFASVLMESWGADALWWSFGVGSISAMLMSMGYYRFGPWRNAHMLSTSQAGAT; the protein is encoded by the coding sequence ATGAAACCCGTTTCCTCGCACTCTGCCTTAACAGAAGGTCCGATAGTAAAAACTTTATTTTTTTTTACGCTGCCGATATTATTCGGCAATATCCTGCAATCATTAAATGGTTCAGTCAACGCCGTATGGGTCGGTCATTATTTGGGCGAATCCGCCCTCACCGCGACCGCCAATTCGAATGCTATTCTATTTTTCCTCATCACCAGCGTACTCGGCCTGGGGATGGCCGCCACCATTCTGGTCGGACAAAGCCTTGGCGCTAAAAATCGCGATCAGGCCAAGCGGGTAGTCGGTACCAGCGTGACATTTTTTGCTTGCCTGTCGCTGGTGGTTGCGGGCTGCGGCCTGCTATTTTCCCGCCACCTGATGGAATGGATGCACACACCGCATGACGCCCTGCCGTTGGCGGTTGCCTACATGCGGATCATTTTCCTGGCGTTGCCTTTCCAATTCGGCACCATCTTCCTGACCATGATTTTGCGCGGTGCAGGTGATACCAAGACGCCGCTCAAATTTCAGATGTTATCGGTTGGACTCGATATTGCGCTGAATCCATTATTCATTTTCGGATGGGGGCCGGTGCCTGCGCTTGGCATAGCGGGTTCGGCGGTTGCCACGCTGGTAGCGCAAAGCATCAGCCTCACCGCGCTGATTAGCTATCTATATTACAAGAGTCACTTTCTTTGTCTGCATGTTGGCGAAGGCCACTATCTAAAGCCCGACCGCACAATTTTGAAAGCCATGGTCCTCAAAGGTATTCCCATGGGCCTGCAAATGGTGGTCATATCGCTCTCGATGATTATGATGATCTCGTTGGTGAATCACTTTGGTTCGCAAACCTCCGCAGCCTACGGCGCGTGCCTGCAACTCTGGAATTATGTACAAATGCCCGCACTTGCTGTGGGCATGGCCGTCTCCTCGATGGCAGCACAAAATATTGGAGCGCGCCGCCTGGACCGGGTTCAGCGCATTGCGATTGTCGGCATCATGTTTAATTTCCTCATGACTGGCGGTCTGGTCACCCTGATCTATCTTTGTAACCAGACCGCGCTTTCCTTCTTTTTACCGTCGCACGTGAACGCGCTGCCTATTGCACAACATATCAACGCGGTGGTGGCGTGGTCGTTCGTCGCTTTAGGTGTCACATTTGTATTATCAAGCGTGATGCGCGCTTCCGGTGCTGTAGTGGCACCGCTGGTGATTCTGTTCCTGGCGTTATGGTGCATCCGCTTACCATTTGCCAGTGTGCTGATGGAAAGCTGGGGCGCTGATGCCCTATGGTGGAGCTTTGGTGTCGGCTCGATCTCAGCCATGCTGATGTCGATGGGTTATTACCGTTTTGGGCCTTGGCGGAATGCACACATGTTGAGCACTTCCCAAGCGGGTGCCACTTAA
- a CDS encoding SDR family oxidoreductase, protein MANEFSGKIVVVAGGSGGIGRAIAAGFAAEGAQTVVTAHAHADAASDLGGDGSWLRPDVCVGDLRQEDGCKAVFDFVAQRYGRCDILVNAAGATRAGAFLEQSSQDWQDGFALKFFGCVNLCRLFWPLLKAGKGHVVNIIGGAARTPDFGFLVGGSVNAAMHNFTKGLSGLGKVDGVNVNAILPGLIETPRIEQLFTQRAAASGRSIEEVRAEQIAKDGLSRLGQPEDVAGLALFLCSERARHIQGTAIAVDGGGTPGVY, encoded by the coding sequence ATGGCAAATGAATTTTCTGGAAAGATCGTCGTTGTCGCAGGCGGCAGCGGTGGGATCGGGCGCGCTATTGCTGCGGGGTTCGCGGCCGAAGGCGCGCAGACGGTCGTTACTGCGCATGCGCACGCCGATGCGGCATCCGATCTCGGCGGTGACGGTAGTTGGCTGCGTCCGGACGTCTGTGTTGGCGATCTGCGCCAGGAAGATGGCTGCAAGGCGGTGTTTGATTTCGTCGCGCAGCGATACGGTCGCTGCGACATTCTGGTGAATGCTGCCGGGGCTACGCGCGCGGGTGCATTTCTTGAGCAATCGTCACAAGACTGGCAAGACGGATTCGCTCTTAAATTTTTTGGATGCGTAAATCTTTGTCGCCTGTTCTGGCCTTTGTTAAAGGCTGGAAAAGGACATGTCGTCAATATTATCGGTGGGGCAGCACGCACGCCGGATTTTGGATTTTTGGTGGGCGGTTCGGTGAATGCGGCCATGCACAATTTTACAAAAGGACTTTCGGGCCTTGGTAAAGTCGATGGCGTGAATGTCAATGCAATTCTGCCGGGTCTGATAGAAACTCCCCGCATTGAGCAACTTTTTACGCAGCGAGCCGCAGCTAGTGGCCGGTCAATTGAAGAAGTGCGCGCAGAACAGATCGCCAAGGATGGACTATCGCGACTCGGGCAGCCCGAAGATGTTGCGGGCCTTGCGTTGTTTCTATGCTCCGAGCGTGCGCGCCATATTCAGGGAACGGCCATTGCTGTAGATGGCGGTGGCACCCCGGGCGTCTATTAA